A window of Agrobacterium tumefaciens contains these coding sequences:
- a CDS encoding ABC transporter permease subunit, translating into MIRFILGKLLYLVPTFLGITIVAFAFVRVLPGDPVLLMAGERGISPERHAQLAEQLGFAQPVWQQYLHFLGRLLQGDLGNSLVTKKPVLTEFLSLFPATVELGLVAIIIATLIGVPVGVIAAIRRGSWFDQISMTTALVGFSMPIFWWGLLLIIMFSGILQWTPVSGRISLMYFFPSVTGFMLIDSLISGQKGAFASAFSHLILPSVVLATIPLAVIARQTRSAMLEVLGEDYVRTARAKGMSPSRVVGIHALRNAMIPVITTIGLQIGVLMAGAILTETIFSWPGIGKWMIDSISRRDYPVVQSGLLLIAGLVMIVNLLVDLTYGLINPRIRHK; encoded by the coding sequence ATGATCCGGTTCATTCTCGGCAAACTTCTCTATCTCGTTCCGACCTTCCTCGGGATTACCATCGTCGCCTTCGCCTTCGTGCGCGTCCTGCCGGGCGATCCCGTGCTGTTGATGGCGGGCGAGCGTGGTATTTCGCCCGAACGGCATGCGCAGCTTGCCGAACAGCTCGGCTTTGCACAGCCCGTGTGGCAACAATATCTCCATTTTCTCGGACGGCTGCTTCAGGGCGATCTCGGCAATTCGCTGGTCACCAAGAAGCCGGTTCTCACCGAGTTCCTGTCGCTCTTTCCCGCGACGGTCGAGCTCGGTCTCGTCGCCATCATCATCGCAACGCTCATCGGCGTGCCCGTTGGCGTCATCGCCGCCATCAGACGTGGTTCCTGGTTCGACCAGATTTCCATGACGACGGCTCTGGTTGGCTTTTCCATGCCGATCTTCTGGTGGGGCCTGCTGCTCATCATCATGTTCTCCGGTATCCTGCAATGGACGCCGGTTTCGGGCCGTATCTCGCTGATGTATTTCTTCCCCTCCGTCACCGGTTTCATGCTGATCGACAGCCTGATTTCGGGGCAGAAGGGCGCCTTCGCCTCGGCGTTTTCGCATCTTATCCTGCCCTCGGTAGTGCTTGCCACCATTCCGCTTGCCGTCATTGCGCGCCAGACGCGCTCGGCCATGCTTGAAGTTCTGGGTGAGGATTATGTGCGCACGGCTCGCGCAAAGGGCATGTCGCCTTCGCGCGTCGTTGGCATTCATGCGCTGCGCAACGCCATGATCCCTGTCATCACCACTATCGGTCTCCAGATCGGCGTGCTGATGGCGGGTGCCATTCTGACAGAAACCATCTTTTCCTGGCCGGGTATCGGCAAGTGGATGATCGATTCTATCTCGCGCCGCGACTATCCGGTCGTGCAGAGCGGCCTGCTGTTGATTGCGGGCCTGGTGATGATCGTCAACCTGCTCGTCGATTTGACCTACGGCCTCATCAATCCAAGGATCCGTCACAAATGA
- a CDS encoding ABC transporter substrate-binding protein — translation MKMLTRSLLIASALAMTSAMPAMAKTFVYCSEASPEGFDPSPYTAGGTFDASAHPVYNRLTEFKKGTTEVEPGLAEKWDVSKDGLEYTFHLRKGVKWHSNDKFTPSREFNADDVIFSYNRQGDAKNPWNQYIAGITYEYYNSMEMPSLIKEIVKVDDYTVKFVLTRPEAPFLANIAMPFASIVSKEYADTLEKAGTKEDFNNLPIGTGPFKFVAYQKDAVIRYQKNADYWGEAPKIDDLIFAITPDAAVRLQKLKAGECHLMPYPAPADLATIRADKNLKLDEQPGLNVAYFAYNTTVAPFDKPEVRKALNMAMNKQAIIDAVFQGAGQVAKNPIPPTMWSYNDSIKDDAYDPEAAKKALEAAGVKDLSMKIWAMPVQRPYMPNARRTAELIQSDFAKVGVKAEIVSFEWGEYLKKSTETKRDGAVILGWTGDNGDPDNFLSVLLSCAATGEGGANRAQWCNKEFSDLLAKAKQTTDVAERTKLYEQAQVIFKEQAPWATLAHSTQFVPMSAKVSGFTMSPLGDFTFENVDIAE, via the coding sequence ATGAAAATGCTGACCCGCAGTTTGCTTATCGCTTCTGCACTTGCGATGACTTCCGCCATGCCAGCCATGGCGAAGACCTTCGTTTATTGCTCCGAGGCATCGCCGGAAGGCTTCGATCCGTCGCCTTATACCGCAGGCGGCACCTTCGACGCTTCCGCGCATCCGGTCTACAACCGTCTGACGGAGTTCAAGAAGGGCACGACCGAAGTAGAGCCCGGCCTTGCGGAAAAATGGGACGTTTCCAAGGATGGTCTCGAATACACTTTCCACCTGCGCAAGGGCGTCAAGTGGCACTCCAACGACAAGTTCACGCCGAGCCGCGAATTCAACGCTGACGACGTGATCTTCAGCTACAACCGCCAGGGCGACGCGAAGAATCCGTGGAACCAGTATATCGCAGGCATCACCTACGAATATTACAACTCCATGGAAATGCCGTCCCTGATCAAGGAAATCGTCAAGGTCGACGATTACACGGTCAAGTTCGTGCTGACCCGCCCGGAAGCGCCGTTCCTCGCCAATATCGCCATGCCTTTCGCTTCGATCGTGTCGAAGGAATATGCCGATACGCTTGAGAAGGCCGGCACCAAGGAAGACTTCAACAACCTGCCGATCGGCACGGGTCCGTTCAAGTTCGTCGCCTACCAGAAGGACGCGGTCATCCGCTATCAGAAGAACGCCGACTACTGGGGTGAAGCCCCGAAGATCGACGACCTGATCTTCGCGATCACGCCTGACGCCGCCGTTCGCCTGCAGAAGCTGAAGGCCGGCGAATGCCACCTGATGCCTTATCCGGCTCCGGCTGACCTCGCCACCATCCGCGCCGACAAGAACCTCAAGCTCGATGAACAGCCGGGCCTGAACGTCGCTTACTTCGCCTACAACACGACCGTTGCACCTTTCGACAAGCCGGAAGTGCGCAAGGCGCTGAACATGGCGATGAACAAGCAGGCGATCATCGACGCCGTGTTCCAGGGTGCAGGCCAGGTTGCCAAAAACCCGATCCCGCCGACCATGTGGTCCTATAACGACAGCATCAAGGACGATGCTTACGATCCGGAAGCAGCCAAGAAGGCTCTCGAAGCCGCTGGCGTCAAGGATCTGTCTATGAAGATCTGGGCAATGCCGGTTCAGCGTCCGTACATGCCTAATGCCCGTCGCACCGCCGAGCTGATCCAGTCGGATTTTGCGAAGGTCGGCGTCAAGGCTGAGATCGTCTCCTTCGAATGGGGTGAATATCTCAAGAAGTCCACCGAAACGAAGCGCGACGGCGCCGTCATCCTCGGCTGGACCGGCGACAACGGTGACCCGGACAACTTCCTCAGCGTTCTCCTGTCCTGCGCCGCAACAGGTGAAGGCGGTGCGAACCGTGCACAGTGGTGCAACAAGGAGTTCTCGGACCTGCTCGCCAAGGCAAAGCAGACCACCGACGTTGCGGAGCGCACCAAGCTTTATGAGCAGGCCCAGGTGATCTTCAAGGAACAGGCTCCGTGGGCGACGCTTGCGCACTCCACGCAGTTCGTTCCCATGTCCGCCAAGGTTTCCGGCTTCACCATGAGCCCGCTTGGCGACTTCACCTTCGAAAACGTCGACATCGCGGAGTAA
- a CDS encoding M24 family metallopeptidase: MADLQEALKRFQPVAVSSIAEDEFRLRLRGLQARMIRENVKAVWLDASSSLTYYTGLSLGLSERIHGALIPSEGAPLYISPTFEEPKLQTLIRIPGDVAVWEEDENPFDLMSDRIDALSCPGHRVAIDPATPFVFASALMQRLEGRIISAQPMIVAQRQVKSAAEIAIIQTAMDASYSVQKAVFEGLRPGISTTEVADFVNAAHIALGLKPLFVAVQFGEATAYPHGVAHAQTLKAGDMVLVDLGGILHGYRSDITRTYVFGTPTDRQRFLWNAERDAHAAAFAAARPGVACQDVDKAARDSLKAAGFGPAYQVPGLPHRTGHGLGLDIHEEPYIVAGNATVLEPGMCFSIEPMLCVYGECGVRLEDIAYMTEAGPRWFCPPETNLDRLFQPVAG; this comes from the coding sequence ATGGCAGACTTACAAGAGGCGCTGAAACGTTTTCAGCCGGTCGCGGTTTCATCGATCGCTGAAGATGAGTTCAGGCTGCGGCTGCGCGGCCTTCAGGCGCGGATGATCCGTGAAAATGTGAAGGCGGTCTGGCTCGATGCTTCGTCGTCGCTGACCTATTATACCGGTTTGTCGCTTGGTCTGTCCGAGCGTATTCATGGTGCTCTCATTCCTTCCGAGGGCGCGCCGCTTTATATCAGCCCGACCTTCGAAGAACCGAAGCTGCAGACGCTCATCCGCATTCCCGGTGACGTCGCCGTTTGGGAAGAAGATGAAAATCCCTTCGATCTGATGTCTGATCGCATCGACGCTTTGAGCTGTCCTGGTCATCGCGTTGCGATCGATCCTGCTACGCCCTTTGTGTTTGCATCGGCGCTCATGCAGCGGCTGGAAGGGCGGATCATCTCCGCCCAGCCAATGATCGTTGCGCAACGGCAGGTCAAGTCCGCAGCCGAAATCGCCATCATCCAGACGGCAATGGACGCGAGCTACAGCGTGCAGAAGGCAGTGTTCGAAGGTCTTCGACCCGGAATATCGACGACCGAAGTCGCCGATTTTGTCAATGCCGCCCATATTGCGCTTGGCCTCAAGCCCCTTTTTGTGGCGGTGCAATTCGGTGAGGCGACGGCCTATCCGCACGGCGTTGCCCATGCACAGACGCTGAAGGCCGGCGACATGGTGCTCGTCGATCTCGGGGGTATTCTCCATGGATATCGCTCAGACATCACCCGCACTTACGTTTTCGGCACGCCGACCGATCGCCAGCGCTTCCTCTGGAACGCAGAGCGCGATGCTCATGCCGCAGCCTTTGCCGCTGCGCGCCCCGGCGTCGCCTGTCAGGACGTCGACAAGGCCGCGCGCGACAGCCTGAAGGCGGCCGGTTTCGGTCCCGCTTATCAGGTTCCCGGCCTGCCGCACCGCACCGGCCATGGGCTGGGGCTGGATATTCATGAAGAACCCTATATCGTTGCTGGAAATGCGACGGTGCTGGAGCCGGGCATGTGTTTTTCCATTGAACCGATGCTGTGCGTCTATGGTGAATGCGGCGTCCGTCTCGAGGATATAGCTTATATGACGGAGGCAGGGCCGCGCTGGTTCTGCCCGCCGGAAACGAACCTCGACCGGCTGTTTCAGCCGGTTGCCGGGTAA
- a CDS encoding SDR family oxidoreductase encodes MSGTILITGATSGFGQATARRFVKEGWKVIGTGRRAERLEALSAELGSAFHGAAFDITDQPATEEALAALPEEFKGIDILVNNAGLALGTAPAPQVPLKDWQTMVDTNITGLLNITHHLLPTLIERKGIVVNLASVAAHYPYTGGNVYGGTKAFLRQFSLGLRSDLHGKGVRVTSIEPGMCETEFTLVRTGGNQEASDNLYKGVNPITSEDIANTIYWVASQPKHININSLELMPVNQSFAGFQVYRES; translated from the coding sequence ATGAGCGGCACCATCCTTATAACCGGCGCGACATCCGGTTTTGGCCAGGCGACGGCCCGGCGTTTCGTCAAGGAAGGCTGGAAGGTCATTGGCACCGGCCGGCGGGCGGAAAGGCTGGAGGCCCTATCGGCAGAACTCGGGTCCGCATTCCATGGGGCAGCCTTTGACATTACCGATCAACCGGCGACCGAAGAGGCGTTGGCGGCTTTGCCGGAGGAATTCAAGGGCATCGACATTCTCGTCAACAATGCGGGTCTTGCTCTCGGCACCGCGCCCGCGCCGCAGGTGCCGCTGAAAGACTGGCAGACGATGGTCGACACCAACATCACCGGTCTGCTCAACATCACCCATCATCTTTTGCCAACGCTGATTGAGCGCAAGGGCATTGTCGTCAATCTTGCCTCGGTCGCCGCGCATTATCCGTATACGGGCGGCAATGTTTACGGCGGGACGAAGGCTTTCCTGCGCCAGTTTTCGCTGGGCCTGCGTTCTGACCTGCATGGAAAGGGCGTGCGCGTAACGTCGATTGAGCCCGGCATGTGTGAAACCGAATTCACGCTGGTGCGCACCGGTGGAAACCAGGAAGCGTCGGACAATCTCTACAAGGGCGTTAACCCGATTACGTCCGAGGATATCGCCAACACGATCTACTGGGTGGCTTCACAGCCAAAACACATCAATATCAACAGCCTGGAGCTGATGCCAGTCAACCAGTCCTTTGCCGGTTTCCAGGTCTACCGCGAAAGCTGA
- a CDS encoding nucleoside 2-deoxyribosyltransferase has product MTKKIYLAGPEVFLPNAREMLDLKAALAREAGFTPLSPGDLQIPPADTRIGHGCNINEVDERMMLEADAVIANLTPFRGIAADTGTSYELGFMCALGKPVFAYTNVAANHFSRIKAHYNDVATMDEMGRYRGPDGLSIENFDMVDNLMLHGGILRRGGVVIVGDAAEEALYTDLEAYRRCLAVAAQRLLTETYPEKTNVEASS; this is encoded by the coding sequence ATGACAAAGAAAATCTATCTCGCTGGCCCGGAAGTTTTCCTCCCGAATGCGCGTGAGATGCTTGACCTCAAGGCAGCGCTCGCCCGGGAAGCCGGGTTTACGCCGCTCTCTCCAGGTGATTTGCAAATACCGCCGGCGGATACCAGGATCGGCCACGGCTGCAATATCAACGAAGTGGACGAGCGGATGATGCTCGAGGCCGATGCGGTGATTGCCAATCTCACGCCCTTTCGCGGGATCGCCGCCGATACCGGCACAAGCTACGAGCTTGGTTTCATGTGCGCGCTGGGTAAGCCGGTTTTCGCTTACACCAATGTCGCCGCTAACCATTTCTCGCGTATCAAGGCGCATTACAACGATGTTGCCACGATGGATGAAATGGGGCGGTATCGCGGACCGGACGGGCTATCCATCGAAAATTTCGACATGGTCGACAATCTCATGCTGCACGGCGGCATCCTGCGCCGGGGCGGGGTTGTTATTGTTGGCGATGCCGCAGAAGAGGCGCTGTATACGGATCTCGAAGCGTATAGACGCTGCCTTGCAGTGGCAGCCCAAAGATTGCTGACTGAAACCTATCCTGAAAAAACGAATGTGGAGGCATCATCATGA
- a CDS encoding ribonuclease D — translation MAATIRYHEGDISAEDAARYTGAIAIDTETLGLVPRRDRLCVVQLSPGDGTADVIRIAAGQTEAPNLVRMLADPAHQKIFHYGRFDIAVLFHTFGVTTTPVFCTKIASRLCRTYTDRHGLKDNLKEMLEVDISKAQQSSDWAAETLSPAQLEYAASDVLYLHALRDKLTARLIRDGRIDHADACFAFLPTRSKLDLLGWDETDIFAHS, via the coding sequence ATGGCAGCCACCATCCGCTACCACGAGGGCGATATTTCCGCCGAAGATGCCGCCCGTTACACCGGTGCCATCGCCATCGATACGGAAACGCTGGGGCTGGTGCCGCGCCGCGACCGTCTCTGCGTCGTCCAGCTTTCACCGGGCGATGGCACGGCTGACGTCATCCGCATTGCTGCCGGCCAGACGGAGGCCCCGAACCTCGTCCGAATGCTGGCCGACCCCGCCCATCAGAAGATTTTTCACTATGGCCGTTTCGATATCGCCGTTCTGTTCCATACGTTCGGGGTCACGACCACGCCGGTCTTCTGCACCAAGATCGCGTCGCGTCTCTGCCGCACCTATACGGATCGGCACGGGCTGAAGGACAACCTCAAGGAAATGCTGGAAGTCGATATCTCCAAGGCCCAGCAATCCTCCGACTGGGCGGCGGAGACCCTGTCGCCAGCACAGCTCGAATATGCCGCCTCCGACGTGCTTTATCTGCACGCACTACGTGACAAGCTGACCGCGCGCCTCATCCGTGACGGCCGCATCGATCATGCCGACGCCTGTTTTGCCTTCCTGCCGACCCGCTCCAAGCTTGATCTTCTCGGTTGGGACGAAACGGATATTTTCGCCCATAGTTGA
- the rpsA gene encoding 30S ribosomal protein S1, producing MSVSTPTRDDFAALLEESFASNDLAEGYVAKGIVTAIEKDVAIVDVGLKVEGRVPLKEFGAKSKDGTLKVGDEVEVYVERIENALGEAVLSREKARREESWVKLEAKFEAGERVEGVIFNQVKGGFTVDLDGAVAFLPRSQVDIRPIRDVTPLMHNPQPFEILKMDKRRGNIVVSRRTVLEESRAEQRSEIVQNLEEGQVVDGVVKNITDYGAFVDLGGIDGLLHVTDMAWRRVNHPSEILNIGQQVKVQIIRINQETHRISLGMKQLESDPWDGISAKYPVGKKISGTVTNITDYGAFVELEPGIEGLIHISEMSWTKKNVHPGKILSTSQEVDVVVLEVDPSKRRISLGLKQTLENPWQAFAYSHPAGTEVEGEVKNKTEFGLFIGLEGDVDGMVHLSDLDWNRPGEQVIEEYNKGDVVKAVVLDVDVEKERISLGIKQLGKDAVGEAASSGDLRKNAVVSAEVTAVNDGGIEVKLVNHEDLTSFIRRADLSRDRDEQRPERFSVGQVVDARVVNFSKKDRKVMLSIKALEIAEEKEAVAQFGSSDSGASLGDILGAALKNRGE from the coding sequence ATGTCAGTATCTACCCCCACGCGCGACGATTTCGCAGCGCTTCTCGAAGAATCCTTTGCCTCTAACGATCTTGCCGAAGGCTATGTTGCCAAGGGTATCGTCACGGCAATCGAGAAGGACGTCGCCATCGTTGACGTCGGCCTCAAGGTCGAAGGTCGCGTTCCGCTCAAGGAATTCGGCGCGAAGTCCAAGGACGGCACGCTGAAGGTCGGCGACGAAGTTGAAGTGTATGTCGAGCGCATCGAAAACGCTCTCGGCGAAGCTGTTCTCTCGCGCGAAAAGGCTCGTCGTGAAGAAAGCTGGGTCAAGCTCGAAGCCAAGTTCGAAGCTGGCGAGCGCGTCGAAGGCGTTATCTTCAACCAGGTCAAGGGTGGTTTCACCGTCGATCTGGACGGCGCTGTTGCCTTCCTTCCGCGTTCGCAGGTCGACATCCGTCCGATCCGCGACGTGACCCCGCTGATGCACAACCCGCAGCCCTTCGAAATCCTCAAGATGGACAAGCGTCGCGGCAACATCGTCGTTTCGCGTCGTACGGTTCTCGAAGAGTCGCGTGCCGAGCAGCGTTCTGAAATCGTTCAGAACCTCGAAGAAGGCCAGGTTGTTGACGGCGTCGTCAAGAACATCACCGATTACGGCGCGTTCGTCGACCTCGGCGGCATCGACGGCCTGCTGCACGTCACCGACATGGCATGGCGCCGCGTCAACCATCCTTCGGAAATCCTCAACATTGGCCAGCAGGTCAAGGTTCAGATCATCCGCATCAACCAGGAAACCCACCGTATCTCGCTCGGCATGAAGCAGCTCGAGTCGGATCCTTGGGATGGCATCTCCGCCAAGTACCCGGTTGGCAAGAAGATCTCCGGTACGGTCACGAACATCACCGACTACGGTGCATTCGTTGAGCTGGAGCCGGGCATCGAAGGCCTGATCCACATCTCCGAAATGTCCTGGACCAAGAAGAACGTACACCCCGGCAAGATCCTGTCCACGAGCCAGGAAGTTGACGTTGTCGTTCTCGAAGTCGATCCGTCCAAGCGCCGCATCTCGCTCGGTCTCAAGCAGACGCTTGAAAACCCGTGGCAGGCGTTCGCTTACAGCCATCCGGCTGGCACGGAAGTCGAAGGCGAAGTCAAGAACAAGACCGAATTCGGCCTGTTCATTGGCCTCGAAGGCGATGTCGACGGCATGGTTCACCTGTCGGACCTCGACTGGAACCGTCCGGGCGAGCAGGTCATCGAAGAGTACAACAAGGGTGACGTCGTTAAGGCTGTCGTTCTCGACGTTGACGTTGAGAAGGAACGCATCTCGCTCGGCATCAAGCAGCTCGGCAAGGACGCTGTCGGCGAAGCCGCTTCTTCCGGCGACCTGCGCAAGAACGCAGTCGTTTCCGCTGAAGTCACCGCGGTCAACGATGGCGGCATCGAAGTGAAGCTCGTCAACCACGAAGACCTCACCTCGTTCATCCGTCGCGCTGATCTCTCCCGTGACCGTGACGAGCAGCGCCCTGAGCGTTTCTCCGTTGGCCAGGTTGTCGACGCCCGCGTCGTCAACTTCTCGAAGAAGGACCGCAAGGTCATGCTTTCGATCAAGGCTCTGGAAATTGCTGAAGAGAAGGAAGCAGTCGCACAGTTCGGTTCCTCCGACTCGGGCGCTTCGCTCGGCGACATCCTCGGCGCGGCTCTGAAGAACCGCGGCGAATAA
- the cmk gene encoding (d)CMP kinase produces the protein MTFTIAIDGPAAAGKGTLSRRIAETYGFHHLDTGLTYRATAKALLDAGLPLDDETVAERIALEVDLAGLDRAVLSRHDIGEAASKIAVMTPVRRALVEAQQRFAAKEPGTVLDGRDIGTVVCPDAPVKLYVTASPDVRARRRYDEILESGGAADYDSIFAEVKKRDERDMGRADSPLKPAEDAHLLDTSEMSIEAAFQAARTIIDAALKR, from the coding sequence ATGACCTTCACCATTGCCATAGATGGGCCAGCCGCGGCCGGCAAAGGAACCCTTTCCCGCAGGATAGCCGAGACCTATGGCTTTCATCACCTTGATACAGGCCTCACCTACCGCGCGACCGCCAAAGCTCTTCTGGATGCCGGGTTGCCGCTCGATGATGAGACGGTCGCGGAGAGAATAGCGCTGGAGGTCGATCTTGCCGGCCTGGATCGCGCCGTGCTTTCCCGGCACGATATCGGCGAGGCTGCGTCAAAGATTGCGGTGATGACGCCCGTGAGGCGCGCGCTGGTCGAGGCGCAGCAGCGCTTTGCCGCAAAGGAGCCCGGTACGGTGCTCGACGGTCGCGACATCGGGACCGTCGTCTGCCCGGACGCGCCGGTGAAGCTCTATGTGACGGCTTCTCCAGACGTGCGGGCGCGCCGGCGCTACGATGAAATTCTGGAGAGTGGCGGCGCCGCGGATTATGATTCCATTTTCGCCGAGGTGAAAAAACGTGACGAGCGGGACATGGGACGTGCCGACAGCCCGTTGAAACCGGCTGAAGACGCGCACTTGCTAGATACGTCGGAAATGAGTATAGAGGCGGCGTTTCAGGCCGCGCGCACGATTATCGACGCCGCTCTGAAGAGATAG
- a CDS encoding TIGR02300 family protein, which translates to MAKAELGTKRTDPDTGKKFYDLNRDPVVSPYTGKSWPLSFFEESTAQAKMEQAEEEEVAEVDTENTEVELVSLEDADGDNSGDDIPDLGDDDDVEIDDDDDTFLETDDEDDDDDMSGIIGVPGDDEEA; encoded by the coding sequence GTGGCAAAAGCGGAACTTGGTACCAAGCGCACAGACCCCGATACCGGCAAGAAGTTCTACGATCTGAACCGCGACCCGGTCGTTTCTCCCTACACCGGCAAGTCCTGGCCGCTCTCCTTCTTCGAGGAAAGCACCGCCCAGGCCAAGATGGAGCAGGCTGAAGAAGAGGAAGTGGCGGAAGTCGATACCGAAAACACGGAAGTCGAACTCGTCTCGCTGGAAGATGCCGATGGCGACAACAGCGGCGACGACATCCCTGATCTGGGTGACGACGATGACGTCGAAATCGACGACGATGACGACACCTTCCTCGAAACCGACGACGAAGATGACGACGACGACATGTCCGGCATCATCGGCGTACCGGGTGACGACGAAGAAGCTTGA
- a CDS encoding PAS domain-containing protein produces MLDNISFEETLVGYYTWNVGPNLVYLDAVAAHLREFSPEQGARGIPVEDFIAQIENGSRARVAQAVYNSLTNGVFYDQEYRIQLKAGGFRWLRTTGRVILDSDRLPIMAMGTVRDVTAGKVLLM; encoded by the coding sequence GTGTTGGACAACATATCTTTCGAAGAGACACTTGTGGGTTATTACACCTGGAACGTCGGGCCGAATCTGGTTTATCTGGATGCCGTAGCCGCCCATCTGCGCGAATTTTCCCCGGAACAGGGCGCAAGAGGCATTCCGGTCGAGGATTTCATTGCCCAAATCGAAAACGGTTCGCGCGCACGCGTTGCTCAGGCCGTCTATAATTCCCTCACCAATGGCGTGTTTTATGATCAGGAATACCGCATCCAGCTGAAGGCGGGCGGTTTTCGCTGGTTGCGCACGACGGGACGAGTAATTCTGGACAGCGACCGTCTTCCGATCATGGCGATGGGCACGGTGAGGGATGTGACGGCCGGCAAGGTTCTGCTGATGTAG
- a CDS encoding NUDIX hydrolase — protein MTIGLAHAELIAVVTAMTTDEPRVMTVREGIALPSGPFEFGHRTLQSGLREWIHEQTHHPVGYLEQLYTFADRDRNNDIPGGRTISIGYLGLVREQEASGRRRALWHGWYDYFPWEDHRKGRPEILGSIIDRLRDWADSDPACKDQRHLRADFTFGLDGGGWNEELTLQRYELLYEAGLVEEAQGEPRINFGKPMFADHRRILATGIARLRAKIKYRPVVFELMPDAFTLLQLQRAVEALAGLTLHKQNFRRLIELQQLVEETGDVTTETGGRPAKLFRFRQTVLDERALSGSKLPLSRN, from the coding sequence GTGACAATCGGGCTTGCCCACGCCGAACTCATTGCCGTCGTTACCGCGATGACGACGGATGAACCGCGTGTGATGACCGTTCGGGAAGGTATCGCCCTACCCTCCGGGCCTTTCGAATTCGGACACAGGACACTCCAGAGCGGGTTGCGTGAATGGATCCACGAGCAGACGCACCACCCGGTTGGTTACCTGGAGCAGCTCTACACCTTCGCCGATCGCGACCGTAACAACGACATTCCAGGCGGGAGAACGATCTCGATCGGTTATCTCGGCCTGGTGCGCGAGCAGGAAGCGTCGGGCAGGAGACGCGCGCTGTGGCACGGCTGGTACGATTATTTCCCCTGGGAGGATCATCGCAAGGGCCGTCCCGAAATTCTGGGCAGTATCATCGACCGGCTCCGCGACTGGGCCGATTCCGACCCTGCCTGCAAGGACCAGCGTCATCTGCGGGCCGACTTCACCTTCGGCCTCGATGGCGGCGGATGGAACGAAGAACTTACCCTGCAACGGTACGAGCTGCTCTATGAAGCCGGGCTGGTCGAGGAAGCGCAGGGCGAACCACGGATCAATTTCGGCAAGCCGATGTTTGCCGATCACCGCCGCATCCTTGCCACCGGCATCGCGCGCCTGCGAGCGAAGATCAAATATCGTCCGGTGGTTTTCGAACTCATGCCGGATGCCTTCACGCTCCTCCAGCTTCAACGCGCGGTCGAGGCGCTGGCGGGCCTCACGCTGCACAAACAGAATTTCCGCCGACTGATCGAGTTGCAGCAGCTGGTCGAAGAAACCGGCGACGTGACTACCGAGACCGGCGGACGGCCAGCCAAACTCTTCCGCTTTCGTCAAACCGTTCTTGATGAACGCGCGCTTTCCGGATCAAAGCTTCCCCTCTCTCGCAATTGA